Proteins co-encoded in one Erinaceus europaeus chromosome 2, mEriEur2.1, whole genome shotgun sequence genomic window:
- the GPR151 gene encoding G-protein coupled receptor 151 → MEKVIPAAAFADSNSSIMNTSFTHLHFAGGYLPSDSKDWRTIIPALLVAVCLVGFLGNLCVIGILLHSAWKGKPSLIHTLILNLSLADLSLLFSVPIRATAYSRGVWDLGWFVCKSSDWFIHMCMAAKSLTMVVVARVCFMYAREPAKQVSIHRCTIWSVLVGIWALASLLPLPEWFFSTTRHLAGVEMCLVDIPTVAEEFMSMFGKLYPLLVFCFPLLFASFYFWRAYGHCQKRGTKTQNFRNQLRSKQLTVMLLSIAITSAILWLPEWVAWLWLWHLKAGSPTPPQGFIALSQVLMFSISSANPLIFLVMSEEFKEGLKGLWKWMITKRHSTAPESQQTPAGNAEVLPDQVPPSEKEKTCSPSSSKEKAEVPILPDVEQFWHERDTIPCKQDNDPTPWEHEDQETGDYDKD, encoded by the coding sequence ATGGAAAAAGTGATACCAGCAGCTGCCTTTGCAGACTCCAATTCCAGCATCATGAATACGTCTTTTACTCACCTCCACTTTGCCGGGGGTTATCTGCCTTCTGACTCTAAAGACTGGAGGACAATCATCCCAGCGCTCCTGGTGGCAGTCTGCCTTGTGGGCTTCCTAGGGAACCTGTGTGTGATTGGCATCCTCCTTCACAGTGCCTGGAAAGGAAAGCCATCCTTGATCCACACCTTGATTCTGAATCTCAGTCTGGctgatctctctctcctgttctctgtgCCTATCCGAGCAACAGCGTACTCCAGAGGCGTTTGGGATCTGGGCTGGTTTGTTTGCAAGTCCTCTGACTGGTTCATCCACATGTGCATGGCAGCCAAGAGTCTAACAATGGTCGTGGTGGCCAGAGTGTGCTTCATGTATGCCAGAGAGCCCGCCAAGCAAGTCAGTATCCACAGATGCACCATCTGGTCAGTGCTGGTGGGCATCTGGGCTCTGGCTAGCCTGCTCCCCCTGCCGGAATGGTTCTTCAGCACCACCAGGCACCTTGCAGGTGTGGAAATGTGCCTTGTGGATATACCCACTGTGGCTGAAGAGTTCATGTCAATGTTTGGTAAGCTCTATCCTCTCCTGGTATTCTGCTTCCCATTACTCTTTGCCAGTTTTTATTTCTGGAGAGCTTATGGTCACTGTCAAAAACGAGGGACTAAAACTCAAAATTTTAGAAACCAGCTGCGCTCCAAGCAACTCACAGTGATGTTGCTGAGCATTGCCATCACCTCGGCTATCCTATGGCTTCCGGAGTGGGTAGCATGGCTGTGGCTATGGCACCTGAAAGCCGGCAGTCCGACCCCACCACAAGGTTTTATTGCCCTGTCTCAAGTTCTAATGTTTTCCATCTCTTCAGCAAACCCTCTCATTTTTCTAGTGATGTCAGAGGAGTTCAAGGAAGGCCTAAAAGGTTTATGGAAATGGATGATAACCAAAAGACACTCAACTGCCCCGGAGTCTCAGCAAACACCAGCAGGTAATGCTGAGGTCCTTCCTGACCAAGTTCCAccttcagagaaagagaaaacttgCTCTCCCTCTTCCAGCAAAGAGAAAGCAGAGGTTCCCATCCTGCCTGATGTAGAGCAGTTTTGGCATGAGAGAGACACAATTCCTTGCAAACAAGACAATGACCCCACCCCCTGGGAACATGAAGACCAAGAAACAGGAGACTATGATAAAGATTAA